Within Oribacterium sp. oral taxon 102, the genomic segment AAGCGGACGAAGTTCGGGATCGCAGCGGAGGAGCTCGACGGGATCTTCGGGCTTGCAGCGCGCTTCGGGCTCCGCATCGTCGGGATCAACCAGCATATCGGCTCCCTCTTCATGGATCCGCAGCCCTATCTCGATGCGGTTTCCAGTCTGCTTCGGCTTGCAGTGCGCTTTCCGGGGCTCCGCTTCCTTGATTTCGGCGGCGGCTACGGCATCCCCTATCATAAGCTGGAGGGGGAGGCGGAATATGATATGGCGGCGTTTCGGGAGCGGCTCCTGCCGATTCTGGATCGCTTCGTTTCGGAGTACGGCGATGCGCCGCTTTTCAAGTCCGAGCCGGGGCGCTACTGCGTCGCGGAGGGCGGCGTGATTCTGGGGCGTGTCCATGCCCTGAAGCAGAACGCCGGCAGGAAGTATGCCGGCACGGACATTGGCATGAATGTGCTGGTGCGGCCGTCTATGTATGATTCCTGGCACGATATCGAGGTGCTGCGCGGCGGGCGGCTCCTGCCGAGAGCGGACATGGAGGAGGTCACGGTGACCGGAAATATCTGTGAGTCCGGCGATCTGCTCGCGAAGGATCGGCTTCTCCCGCGGCTCAGGAGGGGGGATCTCCTCTGCGTACTGGACAGCGGGGCATATGGCTACAGTATGTGCTCCAGCTACAATTCCAGACCGCGTCCCGCGGAGCTTATGATAGGCAGAGACGGTAATGTGCGGCAGATCCGAAGACGGGAGACGATAGAGGATCTGATGGCATATATGTAAGAAAGGAGGGGAAGATGCTGAAGCAGCATAGATTCTGGGCAGTGGTGATGCTTGTCGGCGCAGCGATGTGCTTCTGGACAGGACATAAGATGGTGAAGCATTGAGCGGCCGTATTTTTTTATGCGGAGTGCGGTTCCTTCGGGAGCCGCACTTTTTCTGTTGTGAAATCAGTATGCGGGACTTATCCGATTGGTGGCATCGAAGGCTTCGGTATGGGGCTTACGCAGCGCTTCCTTCTCAAACGACAAATTCGAATAAAATGTCAAATAAAGATTGAAATATTAAAAACTGTATTATATAGTATTAA encodes:
- the lysA gene encoding diaminopimelate decarboxylase, whose amino-acid sequence is MESYIGKSDFFKGNDPERLVREYGSPLYVYNEDIIRRQMARVAGVITKYPYTANYSVKANTNIHILRLALAEGLNCDAMSIGEIRLLQKAGFPNERIFFVPNNVSEKELRVAIEEGILTSLDSLSQLELYGTLNPGGECAVRLNPGIGAGHSEKVVTGGKRTKFGIAAEELDGIFGLAARFGLRIVGINQHIGSLFMDPQPYLDAVSSLLRLAVRFPGLRFLDFGGGYGIPYHKLEGEAEYDMAAFRERLLPILDRFVSEYGDAPLFKSEPGRYCVAEGGVILGRVHALKQNAGRKYAGTDIGMNVLVRPSMYDSWHDIEVLRGGRLLPRADMEEVTVTGNICESGDLLAKDRLLPRLRRGDLLCVLDSGAYGYSMCSSYNSRPRPAELMIGRDGNVRQIRRRETIEDLMAYM